A window of Ignavibacterium sp. contains these coding sequences:
- a CDS encoding carboxypeptidase regulatory-like domain-containing protein, with protein MIKTSAIISFILLINISVSAQPDLRIEPRNVVFKDIFNRIGFADIINRGDQPLSLDSLVSQNQFYIVNFENGLVTPFFIQPNDTIRMSILLSNFYNITVNDTVDTLWFYSNDPSGPRDLRIKIDFFDDDDRGTCSGVITDEQLQPLADVKIYFLYWGIYIIDSTSTDNNGNYSSLLPKGSYTVAAEREQYQTIFYGNTPDPFLAYPVDIDSGQTVNLNLEMPFIGNTGFRISGSLIDSSGNVIVNKGVVVIRKGTHTPTLLKGNAAPVDSSIFAGFVKSDGSYSVTVSDSSYYFIQGFSDYYLPSFYNDEGTPALLWQEADSVYINQIVQNKNIVLKRDSAYGGGNAFGNLVNSFLESGDYDGISVFAKSIDNGALYAYNFVKSDGNFRVSNLPYGTYQLIAHKIGYPVSTSESFVIDSLHPDVSNISIIFNTSSTGNDFLIPDNFILYQNYPNPFNPSTKISWQSPVSSHHTLKIYDVLGNEVATLVNDFKSAGTYEIEFNAKETRQGVSLPTGIYFYRLQAGNFAQTKKMILIK; from the coding sequence ATGATAAAGACATCGGCAATAATTTCATTTATTTTGCTCATCAACATTTCCGTTTCGGCTCAACCAGATCTTAGGATAGAACCCAGAAATGTTGTATTCAAGGATATTTTTAACAGAATCGGCTTTGCAGACATCATCAACCGAGGAGATCAACCTTTGAGTCTCGATAGTCTAGTATCACAAAATCAGTTTTACATAGTTAATTTTGAGAATGGTTTAGTGACACCATTCTTCATTCAACCGAACGATACGATAAGAATGAGCATATTGCTTTCAAACTTTTACAATATAACAGTTAATGATACTGTTGATACTCTATGGTTTTACAGCAATGACCCTTCAGGTCCGCGAGATTTAAGAATAAAAATCGATTTTTTCGATGATGATGATCGCGGAACCTGTTCCGGAGTTATCACCGACGAACAACTTCAACCTCTTGCGGATGTTAAAATTTATTTTCTTTATTGGGGAATTTATATAATTGACTCAACCTCAACAGATAATAATGGAAATTATTCTTCTCTTTTACCCAAAGGAAGCTATACAGTAGCGGCAGAGAGGGAGCAATACCAAACTATTTTTTATGGAAACACTCCCGATCCGTTTCTTGCATATCCCGTTGACATCGATTCCGGACAAACAGTTAATTTGAATCTTGAGATGCCGTTTATCGGAAATACGGGATTCCGGATTTCCGGAAGTTTAATTGATTCATCAGGAAATGTAATAGTTAACAAAGGTGTGGTGGTTATCAGAAAAGGAACTCACACACCGACATTGCTTAAAGGTAATGCTGCACCAGTTGATTCATCTATTTTCGCCGGATTCGTAAAGTCAGACGGCAGTTATTCCGTAACTGTAAGTGATTCATCTTATTATTTTATTCAGGGATTTTCAGACTATTATCTTCCCTCATTTTATAATGATGAAGGAACTCCCGCATTATTATGGCAGGAGGCAGATTCAGTTTACATAAATCAAATTGTTCAAAATAAAAACATCGTATTGAAGAGAGACTCTGCTTATGGTGGAGGAAATGCATTTGGTAATCTTGTGAACTCATTTCTTGAGTCAGGTGATTATGATGGAATTTCCGTTTTTGCAAAATCAATTGATAATGGTGCTCTTTATGCATATAATTTTGTAAAGAGCGATGGCAATTTCAGAGTAAGCAACCTTCCTTACGGCACATATCAACTGATAGCTCATAAAATAGGATATCCCGTTAGCACAAGTGAGTCCTTTGTAATTGATTCACTCCATCCGGATGTTAGCAATATTTCTATAATTTTTAATACATCTTCTACAGGTAATGATTTTTTAATTCCTGATAATTTTATTCTTTACCAGAATTATCCCAATCCATTTAATCCAAGCACTAAAATTAGCTGGCAGTCGCCTGTCAGCAGTCATCACACATTAAAAATTTATGATGTGCTTGGTAATGAAGTTGCAACTTTGGTAAATGATTTTAAATCGGCCGGAACATATGAAATTGAATTTAATGCAAAAGAGACACGCCAGGGTGTGTCTCTTCCGACAGGTATTTATTTCTACCGACTTCAGGCCGGAAATTTTGCACAGACAAAGAAGATGATTCTAATTAAATAA